The following are encoded in a window of Bremerella alba genomic DNA:
- the trpB gene encoding tryptophan synthase subunit beta — MESLGTASRNVPDPSGRFGPFGGRYVPETLTKALDELTAEYEKAVQDPSFFEELKGLLRDFVGRPSPFYHAKRLSEQVGGAQIWLKREDTNHTGAHKINNTLGQALLTLRMGKKRVIAETGAGQHGVATATACAHFGIPCVVYMGEEDIRRQAPNVFSMKLLGAEVRPVTTGSRTLRDAINEAMRDWMSSVEDTHYILGSVVGPHPFPRIVRDFQAVIGDEARQQSLDRLGKLPNKVVACVGGGSNAAGMFYPFVEDQNVELIGVEAGGRGPSAGDHASPLTYGEPGVLHGSYSFVMQDEDGQTCDVHSMSAGLDYPGVGPEHSYWKATGRVQYTCCDDNDAMKGFDALAANEGILPALESSHAVSKAMELAAKMPKDQVVLVCLSGRGDKDAAEIARLKGVKY; from the coding sequence ATGGAAAGTCTAGGTACCGCCAGTCGTAACGTTCCTGATCCTTCTGGCCGCTTTGGTCCGTTCGGGGGGCGATACGTCCCTGAAACGTTGACCAAGGCCCTCGACGAGCTAACGGCCGAATACGAAAAGGCCGTGCAGGACCCCTCGTTCTTTGAAGAGCTGAAGGGCCTGTTGCGGGACTTCGTCGGACGTCCGTCCCCTTTCTATCATGCCAAGCGGCTGAGCGAACAAGTCGGGGGTGCCCAAATATGGCTGAAACGCGAAGATACCAACCACACCGGCGCTCACAAAATCAATAACACGCTCGGCCAAGCCTTGCTGACCTTGCGGATGGGCAAGAAGCGAGTCATCGCGGAAACGGGCGCTGGCCAGCACGGTGTGGCGACGGCCACGGCTTGTGCTCACTTCGGCATCCCTTGTGTGGTGTACATGGGCGAAGAAGACATTCGCCGCCAGGCTCCGAACGTGTTCAGCATGAAATTGCTCGGCGCAGAAGTTCGCCCCGTCACGACCGGTTCACGAACCCTTCGCGACGCGATCAACGAAGCCATGCGTGACTGGATGTCTTCGGTCGAAGACACCCATTACATCTTGGGTAGCGTCGTCGGTCCGCATCCCTTCCCACGGATTGTGCGTGACTTCCAGGCGGTCATCGGCGATGAAGCTCGGCAGCAAAGTCTCGATCGCCTAGGCAAGTTGCCCAATAAGGTGGTCGCATGCGTCGGCGGCGGCAGCAATGCGGCCGGCATGTTCTATCCCTTTGTCGAAGACCAAAATGTCGAGTTGATCGGCGTCGAAGCTGGCGGACGTGGCCCCAGCGCCGGCGATCACGCCTCGCCGCTCACCTACGGCGAACCTGGCGTGCTGCATGGCAGTTACAGCTTTGTCATGCAGGACGAAGACGGTCAGACATGCGATGTCCATTCGATGTCGGCCGGTTTGGACTACCCCGGCGTCGGCCCCGAGCACAGCTACTGGAAGGCCACCGGTCGCGTTCAGTACACATGCTGCGACGACAACGACGCGATGAAAGGTTTCGACGCGTTAGCTGCCAACGAAGGGATTCTGCCGGCACTCGAATCCTCGCACGCGGTCTCGAAAGCCATGGAATTGGCCGCCAAGATGCCCAAAGATCAGGTCGTGTTGGTCTGCCTTTCCGGCCGAGGTGACAAAGACGCTGCCGAAATTGCACGCCTCAAAGGCGTCAAGTACTAA
- a CDS encoding DUF3500 domain-containing protein produces the protein MPSRLPLVPPNRRDFLQTAAATTAGLALGGTSLFAADETAKKDTPESLVKVLYDTLNEKQKKDVTFDWDHETTFEGKLRTHVENNWHIVDQTIDGDYYTKDQQHLIRQIFVGMINPEWVEKFDRQLKDDAGGFGKQQNIAIFGKPGEGKFELVITGRHMTMRCDGDSAEHVAFGGPIFYGHAAKAFNEKSGHPGNVFWHQAQAANNVYKILDGKQQKVALVKKSPVEQESGFQGPDAKFSGIKVGDLSDDQKEAVQDVLKTLIEPYRQSDRDEVVSCLGKYGGLDACHLSFYEDSDMGNDKVWDNWRLEGPSFVWYFRGKPHVHCWVNVADSHKVPWNAA, from the coding sequence ATGCCTAGCCGTCTTCCCCTGGTTCCCCCCAATCGACGCGATTTCCTCCAGACGGCTGCCGCCACAACGGCAGGCCTCGCACTGGGCGGTACTTCGCTTTTTGCCGCTGATGAAACCGCTAAGAAAGATACGCCTGAATCACTCGTCAAGGTTTTGTACGACACCCTGAACGAGAAACAGAAGAAGGACGTCACCTTCGACTGGGACCACGAAACAACCTTTGAAGGAAAACTGCGAACCCACGTCGAGAACAACTGGCATATCGTCGATCAAACGATTGACGGAGATTATTACACCAAAGACCAGCAGCACCTGATTCGGCAGATCTTTGTCGGCATGATCAACCCTGAATGGGTCGAGAAGTTCGATCGCCAATTGAAAGACGACGCTGGCGGATTTGGCAAGCAGCAGAATATCGCCATTTTCGGCAAACCGGGCGAAGGCAAGTTCGAGTTGGTGATCACCGGCCGTCACATGACCATGCGATGCGACGGTGACTCGGCCGAGCACGTCGCGTTCGGCGGACCGATCTTCTACGGTCACGCGGCCAAAGCTTTCAACGAAAAGTCTGGCCATCCTGGTAACGTCTTTTGGCATCAAGCCCAAGCGGCCAATAACGTGTATAAGATTCTCGACGGCAAGCAGCAGAAGGTTGCTTTAGTGAAAAAGAGCCCCGTCGAACAGGAATCAGGCTTCCAAGGCCCTGATGCCAAGTTCAGCGGTATCAAAGTCGGCGATCTTTCCGACGATCAAAAGGAAGCCGTGCAGGACGTGCTGAAAACGCTGATCGAGCCTTACCGGCAGAGCGATCGAGACGAAGTCGTGTCCTGCTTGGGCAAGTACGGAGGTCTCGATGCGTGTCACCTGTCGTTCTACGAGGACTCGGACATGGGCAATGACAAAGTATGGGACAACTGGCGTCTGGAAGGGCCCAGTTTCGTCTGGTACTTCCGTGGCAAGCCGCATGTTCACTGCTGGGTGAACGTAGCCGACTCGCATAAAGTCCCATGGAACGCTGCCTAG
- the mutM gene encoding DNA-formamidopyrimidine glycosylase, translating to MPELPEVETMRRGVLGLIGGRIETFEKLACQRRPIGITPTAGVLKKTLVGRTVERIDRLGKRVLLVLDDQSQLMFEPRMTGLVLVSDPPTLDHLRVRLTLSGAAHPQLLYWDRRGLGSVRWFSAEQFENEFHEGRLGPDALAVDALTFRERFAATRQPVKVALLDQRRIAGIGNLYASEILHQAKVHPDRPCSELSPQAWKRIHACMVEVLELAIRYEGSTLSDGTYRNALNQNGSYQNEHRVYAKEGDVCRSCGKAVIVRTVQAQRATFYCPRCQKTK from the coding sequence TTGCCGGAACTTCCTGAAGTCGAAACGATGCGTCGCGGCGTTTTGGGTCTGATCGGCGGTCGAATTGAAACGTTCGAAAAACTGGCCTGCCAACGACGTCCCATCGGCATTACCCCCACCGCGGGTGTCCTCAAAAAAACGCTGGTTGGACGAACGGTCGAGCGAATCGATCGGCTGGGCAAACGGGTCCTCCTTGTTCTGGACGACCAATCTCAGTTGATGTTCGAGCCACGCATGACGGGGCTCGTGCTCGTTTCCGATCCCCCGACACTCGATCATCTTCGGGTACGGCTCACACTCTCGGGCGCGGCACATCCGCAGCTTTTATACTGGGACCGTCGCGGGCTGGGATCGGTTCGGTGGTTTTCGGCCGAACAGTTTGAAAACGAATTCCACGAAGGCCGACTCGGGCCCGATGCGCTTGCTGTCGATGCATTGACTTTCCGCGAGCGGTTTGCGGCCACGCGTCAGCCGGTAAAGGTCGCTTTGCTCGATCAACGCCGGATCGCAGGCATCGGCAACCTTTACGCATCAGAGATTTTACATCAGGCAAAGGTCCACCCAGATCGGCCATGCAGCGAGCTTTCTCCTCAAGCTTGGAAGCGGATTCATGCCTGCATGGTTGAAGTTCTGGAGTTGGCCATCCGATACGAAGGGTCGACCTTAAGCGATGGGACCTATCGCAACGCGCTCAACCAAAATGGCAGCTATCAGAACGAGCATCGGGTGTATGCTAAAGAGGGGGACGTGTGTCGCTCGTGCGGCAAAGCTGTCATTGTCCGGACGGTTCAGGCACAACGTGCGACGTTCTATTGTCCCCGCTGCCAGAAGACGAAGTAG
- the trpA gene encoding tryptophan synthase subunit alpha, whose amino-acid sequence MSAVDRAFEALRSQNKKALVPFVTAGDPSLEITAAALTELGKRGATVCEVGIPYSDPIADGPVIQASYTRALDKKIKLKSILETIGSVTPTLPCPVVTMISYAIIHRHGPEKYLDMAQAAGVSGAIVPDLLVEESEAFAKLCQERDFSLIQLVTPTTSKERAKKIVETSTGFIYYVSVAGITGERTELPPNIVDNVKWLKSQTDLPICIGFGINKPEHIHMLKEACDGVIVGSAIVRRLCEAESKPQEQVIQEVGEYADSLLDALNG is encoded by the coding sequence ATGTCTGCCGTCGATCGAGCTTTTGAAGCCCTGCGTTCGCAAAACAAAAAAGCCTTGGTTCCGTTTGTCACTGCAGGCGATCCTTCGTTGGAGATCACCGCAGCGGCGCTGACGGAACTGGGCAAGCGTGGGGCCACGGTGTGCGAAGTGGGGATCCCCTACAGCGACCCAATCGCTGATGGTCCGGTCATTCAGGCCTCGTACACGCGGGCACTCGACAAGAAGATCAAGCTCAAGTCGATCCTCGAGACCATCGGCAGCGTTACGCCGACCCTCCCCTGCCCTGTCGTGACGATGATCAGTTATGCGATCATTCACCGGCACGGACCAGAGAAGTACCTGGACATGGCCCAGGCCGCCGGCGTAAGCGGCGCGATTGTGCCAGACCTGTTGGTCGAAGAATCGGAAGCATTCGCCAAGCTATGCCAAGAGCGTGACTTCAGCTTGATTCAATTAGTCACGCCGACCACCTCGAAAGAACGCGCCAAGAAGATCGTCGAAACGTCGACCGGCTTCATCTACTACGTTTCGGTCGCCGGCATCACCGGCGAACGCACCGAGCTTCCGCCGAACATTGTCGACAACGTGAAGTGGCTCAAAAGCCAAACTGACTTGCCCATTTGTATCGGCTTCGGCATCAACAAGCCCGAGCACATCCACATGCTGAAAGAAGCGTGCGACGGCGTGATCGTCGGTTCGGCTATCGTCCGCCGTCTGTGCGAAGCAGAAAGCAAGCCGCAGGAACAGGTCATCCAGGAAGTAGGCGAATACGCCGACTCGCTGCTGGATGCATTGAACGGCTAA
- a CDS encoding ABC transporter ATP-binding protein: MIELVDFGKDYGDFTAVKCLNLKIGAGEMFGFIGPNGAGKSTSIRFLATLLRPSRGQGFVNGFNVAEQPMDVRHSVGYMPDNFGVYDGMKVWEFLDFFAVAYKIPRSRRKAVITDVLELLDLTHKRNDFVNGLSRGMKQRLCLAKTLVHDPPVLILDEPASGLDPRARLEVKALLKELRKMGKTILISSHILTELADCCTSIGIIERGELLMSGTIEEVYRRIRKNRIISIKFVDGMDAGLSIIRSMPECVDIDIDRGQVTCELQTDDQGVASLLKKLVDNQINVRTFAEKDPTLEDVFMMVTKGLVT; this comes from the coding sequence ATGATTGAATTAGTCGACTTCGGCAAAGACTATGGCGATTTCACCGCAGTCAAATGCTTGAACCTGAAGATCGGCGCCGGCGAAATGTTCGGTTTCATCGGCCCCAACGGTGCCGGCAAAAGCACAAGCATTCGCTTTCTGGCCACCTTGCTGCGACCTTCTCGCGGGCAAGGCTTTGTGAATGGTTTTAACGTGGCCGAACAGCCGATGGATGTGCGGCATAGCGTGGGTTACATGCCTGATAACTTCGGCGTGTACGACGGGATGAAGGTCTGGGAGTTTCTCGACTTCTTTGCTGTGGCCTACAAAATCCCTCGCAGTCGCCGTAAAGCGGTCATCACCGACGTGCTAGAACTGCTGGACCTGACGCACAAACGCAACGACTTCGTCAACGGCCTGTCTCGCGGGATGAAGCAGCGACTGTGCCTGGCCAAGACACTGGTGCACGATCCGCCGGTGCTGATCTTAGACGAGCCGGCCAGCGGATTGGACCCTCGGGCACGTTTGGAGGTGAAGGCGCTGCTGAAAGAACTTCGCAAGATGGGCAAGACGATCCTCATTTCCAGCCACATCCTGACCGAACTGGCCGACTGCTGCACGTCGATCGGGATCATCGAGCGAGGTGAACTGCTGATGAGCGGCACCATCGAAGAGGTCTACCGCCGCATCCGCAAGAACCGGATCATCAGCATCAAATTCGTCGACGGCATGGACGCTGGCCTCTCGATCATCCGCAGCATGCCAGAATGCGTGGACATCGATATCGACCGTGGTCAGGTGACCTGCGAACTGCAGACCGACGACCAAGGGGTTGCTTCGCTGTTGAAGAAATTGGTCGACAATCAGATCAACGTCCGCACGTTCGCCGAGAAAGACCCGACGCTGGAAGATGTGTTTATGATGGTGACCAAGGGGTTGGTCACTTAG
- a CDS encoding DUF1570 domain-containing protein, whose protein sequence is MNRSVIVAWLTAAAMSLMTLPLLAQPQDPLRDQSTDILELKDGTELRGMLLEESPRGLEFLEINRPPGKPMFAVIHTISTSKQKRLEKVTGDDRQRLEKLVERLSNHTQIRAAAKDSLQLKRVKSSLLETDQAWEYQGDRFVLLSPLNEDMTRTFAVRVDQIFQAFEHWLPPKQKPSSPIQIVLFYSIDSYSAYLKKIGLQIDNPAVYVPHTNQVLIGSNLGSFLARLDVARVRHDAILAQWSEREKKLPDDLNQLAKRLKDAGWSPDAVITEVQTRREAWQRDFKKTQGQIRVVDRRNQAMLDALMNQATQHLCHESFHAYVENYLYPQDQYEVPIWLNEGLAQLFEHAQFENGTFRIDLPPKEILASLKARLDQDNGMSLQRILQTEAGSFILFENLHEGRLDYDVAWGLAWYLVFQKQLFAPGSLDRYVHQRNLPAPSVEETFGESVSRVQAEWVTFIRQLES, encoded by the coding sequence GTGAATCGATCTGTAATCGTTGCCTGGTTAACCGCGGCGGCAATGTCCTTGATGACGTTGCCGCTTCTTGCTCAACCTCAAGATCCGCTTCGCGATCAGTCAACCGATATTCTTGAGTTGAAAGATGGCACGGAACTACGGGGGATGTTGCTCGAGGAATCTCCCCGCGGCCTCGAGTTTCTCGAGATCAACCGCCCGCCTGGCAAACCGATGTTCGCCGTTATCCATACCATCAGCACGAGCAAGCAAAAACGCTTAGAGAAAGTCACCGGCGACGATCGCCAGCGGCTCGAGAAGCTGGTCGAACGACTGAGCAATCACACGCAGATCCGTGCGGCGGCGAAAGACTCGTTACAGCTGAAACGTGTGAAGTCGTCTCTACTTGAGACCGATCAGGCATGGGAATATCAGGGCGATCGCTTTGTGTTACTCAGCCCCTTGAACGAGGACATGACGCGTACGTTCGCGGTTCGTGTCGATCAAATCTTTCAGGCCTTTGAACATTGGCTGCCCCCCAAGCAGAAACCCAGCAGCCCGATTCAGATCGTCCTATTCTATTCCATCGACAGTTATTCGGCCTATTTGAAGAAAATCGGTCTGCAGATCGACAACCCGGCTGTTTACGTGCCGCATACCAACCAGGTTTTGATTGGCTCAAACCTCGGTTCTTTTCTCGCACGATTGGATGTTGCACGCGTTCGACATGACGCAATACTTGCCCAGTGGTCTGAGCGAGAAAAAAAACTGCCCGACGACCTGAACCAGTTGGCCAAGCGCCTGAAGGATGCCGGCTGGTCACCCGACGCGGTCATTACCGAAGTTCAAACGCGGCGCGAAGCTTGGCAACGAGACTTCAAAAAAACGCAGGGACAAATTCGGGTGGTCGATCGCCGCAACCAGGCCATGCTGGACGCGCTGATGAACCAGGCCACGCAGCACTTGTGCCACGAATCGTTTCATGCCTACGTCGAGAACTACCTCTATCCGCAAGACCAGTACGAGGTGCCCATTTGGCTGAACGAAGGCCTGGCTCAACTGTTCGAGCATGCGCAATTTGAAAACGGCACGTTCCGTATCGACCTTCCTCCGAAAGAGATCCTTGCCAGTTTGAAGGCCCGCCTGGATCAGGATAACGGAATGAGCCTACAACGGATTCTGCAAACCGAAGCCGGCAGCTTTATCCTGTTCGAGAATCTGCACGAAGGTCGACTCGACTACGACGTTGCCTGGGGATTGGCCTGGTACTTGGTGTTTCAAAAGCAGTTATTCGCCCCTGGCAGTCTGGATCGTTACGTCCACCAACGCAATCTACCGGCACCTTCGGTAGAAGAAACCTTCGGCGAGAGTGTCTCTCGGGTTCAAGCCGAGTGGGTAACCTTTATCCGCCAGTTGGAATCGTAG